The Methanoplanus sp. FWC-SCC4 genome has a window encoding:
- a CDS encoding nucleotidyltransferase family protein: MERPKIPESKVREFCKKWNIREFYIFGSYLSDNFSDESDIDIVVYFNPGDEPSLITFIKIEEEIEEILGRKVDLITKNALISGRNQIIKDSILNSMVPVYVT, from the coding sequence ATGGAAAGGCCAAAAATTCCTGAATCTAAAGTGAGGGAGTTTTGTAAAAAATGGAATATTCGTGAATTTTATATTTTTGGCTCATATCTTAGTGATAACTTCTCAGATGAAAGTGATATCGACATAGTAGTTTATTTTAATCCGGGTGACGAGCCTTCTCTGATAACCTTTATTAAAATCGAAGAGGAAATTGAAGAGATTCTTGGAAGAAAGGTTGATTTAATTACAAAAAATGCTCTGATCTCCGGAAGAAACCAGATTATCAAAGATTCAATATTAAACTCAATGGTACCGGTTTATGTTACGTGA
- a CDS encoding tyrosine-type recombinase/integrase, which produces MKQTDDYKEISKEEIEDYYLTISKEKSTHTVWGEILSLKLLAKHIMPERTEELFRDLKPKKPRNGRKEMPQWEDIKIILEYESNPRDKAVIMLLWDSGLRISELTALTIGDITYLEDSAVVHVRDGKTGPRDVPIIDSLPYIQRWIEYHNFKDDLKSPLFNTTRLKGNARVQVNEPLSSKAIETKLKHLQKVSGIKNPVNPHAIRKAAATRLAQLFINAELEVLMGWVPGSQVANQYYIRVSPDTLLKKKRAAAGIEEPEEQEQTDQPRKCPRCRTLNAFDAVRCSYCNLILDPRLAVELKHKEDDLQKKIEKLLNIESVMEEYIKEIKKP; this is translated from the coding sequence TTGAAACAAACAGATGATTATAAAGAAATCTCTAAAGAAGAGATCGAAGATTATTATTTGACAATATCAAAGGAGAAAAGCACCCATACGGTATGGGGTGAGATTCTCAGCCTTAAATTACTGGCAAAACACATTATGCCGGAACGAACAGAAGAACTATTCAGAGATTTAAAACCCAAAAAGCCTCGGAATGGCAGAAAGGAAATGCCACAATGGGAAGATATCAAAATAATTCTTGAATATGAATCAAATCCTCGTGATAAAGCGGTCATTATGCTGTTATGGGATTCAGGGTTAAGAATTTCAGAACTTACAGCCCTTACAATCGGAGACATAACCTATCTTGAGGATTCTGCTGTTGTGCATGTGAGGGATGGGAAAACAGGTCCGAGAGATGTTCCTATTATTGATTCTCTCCCCTATATTCAACGGTGGATAGAATACCACAATTTTAAGGATGATCTTAAATCTCCCCTTTTCAATACAACACGCCTTAAAGGAAATGCCAGGGTTCAGGTGAATGAACCTTTAAGCTCCAAAGCTATTGAAACCAAACTTAAACATCTTCAAAAAGTATCAGGCATTAAAAACCCTGTCAACCCCCACGCAATACGGAAGGCAGCTGCAACCCGGTTAGCCCAACTTTTCATTAATGCTGAACTTGAGGTCCTTATGGGATGGGTTCCGGGTTCTCAGGTTGCCAACCAGTATTATATCAGAGTCAGTCCGGACACACTGTTGAAGAAAAAAAGAGCAGCAGCAGGTATTGAGGAACCCGAAGAGCAGGAACAAACAGACCAGCCCCGGAAATGTCCTCGTTGCAGAACCCTAAACGCCTTTGATGCTGTCAGGTGTTCATACTGTAATTTGATATTAGATCCCAGACTCGCAGTCGAACTAAAACATAAAGAAGATGATTTACAAAAGAAAATTGAAAAACTCCTTAACATTGAATCAGTCATGGAAGAATACATAAAAGAAATAAAAAAACCTTAA
- a CDS encoding HepT-like ribonuclease domain-containing protein — MLRDKAYIEDILIMAKDAVSFIEGLSKEDFSKDLKTQYAVIRCLEVIGEAAKKVSDKTKMKYDIPWPQIAKMRDLLIHSYGKVDYTEVWITAKNDLPELIRILESK, encoded by the coding sequence ATGTTACGTGACAAAGCATATATTGAAGATATTTTAATAATGGCAAAAGACGCCGTCAGTTTCATTGAAGGATTATCAAAAGAGGATTTTTCTAAAGACCTCAAGACCCAGTATGCAGTTATCAGATGTCTTGAAGTTATAGGAGAAGCCGCAAAGAAAGTATCAGACAAAACAAAGATGAAATATGATATTCCCTGGCCCCAGATTGCAAAAATGCGGGATCTCTTAATACATTCATATGGGAAAGTGGATTATACCGAAGTATGGATTACGGCAAAAAATGATCTTCCTGAATTAATTAGGATTCTTGAATCAAAATAA
- a CDS encoding PAS domain-containing response regulator produces MEYSDKQISILYVDDEALLLDLTKRYLEKTGDFSVETESSAKNGLKKIKEKKYDAVISDYKMADMDGLELLRTIRDEGNNIPFIIFTGRGREEVAVEALNEGADYYLQKGGKPKVQFGELQNLVRQAVAKKKAESELLEHQQRLEEIINFLPDATFAIDKEGKVIVWNRAIEEMTGIPVSEMLGKGEYEYSVYFYGRRRPMLINLILDNDLKNQYSYPNINSKNGDKLYTDILLPNFRNNEVYMWFIASPLYSQEGDITGAIESIRDITHIKLMEKALGDN; encoded by the coding sequence ATGGAATATTCTGACAAACAAATATCAATACTATATGTTGACGATGAAGCCCTGCTTTTGGATCTCACAAAACGTTATCTGGAAAAAACAGGAGATTTTTCAGTAGAAACTGAATCATCGGCAAAAAACGGGTTAAAAAAGATTAAAGAAAAGAAATATGATGCCGTCATATCAGATTACAAGATGGCTGATATGGACGGCCTCGAATTGCTAAGAACAATACGTGATGAAGGAAACAACATACCATTTATAATATTCACCGGCAGAGGCAGGGAAGAGGTTGCAGTAGAGGCACTAAACGAAGGGGCTGACTACTACCTTCAAAAAGGCGGAAAGCCCAAAGTTCAGTTTGGGGAACTTCAAAACCTTGTCAGGCAGGCCGTTGCGAAAAAAAAGGCAGAGTCTGAGCTTCTTGAACATCAGCAGCGGTTGGAAGAAATCATAAATTTCCTTCCGGATGCCACCTTTGCAATTGATAAAGAAGGAAAGGTTATTGTATGGAACAGGGCAATTGAAGAGATGACAGGAATTCCGGTTTCTGAAATGCTTGGGAAAGGTGAATATGAATATTCGGTTTACTTCTATGGGAGACGTCGCCCTATGCTGATTAATCTCATTCTTGATAATGACCTTAAGAATCAATATTCATATCCGAATATAAACTCTAAAAACGGTGACAAATTGTACACAGATATCTTATTACCCAATTTCCGGAATAATGAAGTATATATGTGGTTTATTGCATCCCCGCTCTACAGTCAGGAAGGGGACATAACAGGTGCAATAGAATCAATTAGGGATATTACACACATTAAACTGATGGAAAAGGCTCTCGGGGATAATTAA
- a CDS encoding rhodanese-like domain-containing protein codes for MKLKLFLLIITAYFLILSAGCTVQEDSAIQTPTPTVVQTEIITEGYTDVSPSKAKEMISDEKVVVVDVSPVWSSGHLPGAINMPLSAINDEIKYLSSDNDYLIYCHSDSASIEGAETFVNNGFTPVYRLDGNYRAWTDAGYPVEYPKYINVTAEDAKSMMETDSRLVIVDVSPLYDQGHIPGSISIPLSDIETKIQMQDKSAHYLIYCHSDSASIEGAETFMNSGFNPVYRLEGNFKAWTDAGYPVEI; via the coding sequence ATGAAATTAAAATTATTTTTACTGATAATCACTGCCTATTTTTTGATTTTATCGGCAGGCTGTACCGTTCAGGAAGATTCGGCGATTCAGACACCAACACCGACAGTTGTACAAACAGAAATTATTACAGAAGGATATACCGATGTCAGCCCTTCAAAAGCAAAGGAGATGATTTCAGACGAAAAGGTTGTAGTTGTCGACGTTTCCCCGGTCTGGTCATCAGGACACCTGCCCGGAGCGATAAATATGCCGCTTTCAGCAATCAATGATGAGATTAAATATCTAAGTTCTGATAATGATTATCTGATTTACTGTCACTCAGATTCTGCAAGCATAGAGGGGGCGGAAACATTTGTTAATAACGGATTCACCCCGGTTTACAGACTTGATGGAAATTACAGGGCATGGACTGATGCAGGGTATCCGGTGGAATATCCAAAGTACATAAACGTCACGGCAGAAGATGCAAAAAGCATGATGGAGACTGATTCACGTCTTGTAATCGTTGACGTTTCTCCTCTTTATGATCAGGGTCATATCCCTGGTTCTATAAGTATTCCCTTAAGTGATATCGAGACCAAAATTCAAATGCAGGACAAATCAGCCCATTATCTGATATACTGCCACTCGGATTCTGCAAGCATAGAGGGAGCAGAAACATTTATGAATTCCGGGTTTAATCCGGTGTACAGACTTGAGGGAAATTTTAAAGCATGGACTGATGCAGGATACCCTGTTGAAATTTAA
- a CDS encoding KamA family radical SAM protein, producing the protein MYQPKYITDINKVSGLSKKEKSALEDVSKKFAFRTNEYYLSLIDWEDQDDPIRKIVIPDPAELENWGKLDASEESGYVVAPGMEHKYEQTALLLVSDMCAGYCRYCFRKRLFMDESREVARDISKDIDYISSHPEITNVLLSGGDPMFLSTKQLENIIARVREIDHVRIIRIGTKVPAYNPYRIINDPLISGVIRKYSADEKKIYIITQFNHPRELTEPAIKAVNILQDAGAILANQTPVLNGINDNPDTMAELLRKLSFIGVAPYYIFQCRPTLGDRHFVVPVEEAYFILEKAKMRCSGLSKRFTYAMSHKSGKIAVVGIDDNMTYMKYHQAADPENIGKFMSFKRNTEALWFDDYDDPMSEKKVI; encoded by the coding sequence ATGTATCAGCCGAAATATATTACAGACATAAATAAGGTCAGTGGTCTTTCAAAAAAAGAAAAAAGTGCCCTTGAGGATGTCTCAAAAAAATTTGCATTCAGGACAAACGAGTATTACCTCTCCCTTATAGACTGGGAAGACCAAGATGATCCAATACGAAAAATTGTAATTCCAGACCCGGCTGAACTTGAGAACTGGGGGAAACTTGACGCATCTGAAGAATCCGGATATGTTGTTGCACCCGGTATGGAGCATAAATACGAACAGACCGCACTTCTTCTTGTAAGTGACATGTGTGCCGGATACTGCCGTTACTGTTTTAGGAAAAGGCTGTTTATGGATGAAAGCAGGGAAGTTGCGAGGGATATCTCAAAAGATATTGATTACATATCATCCCATCCTGAGATAACCAACGTCCTTTTAAGCGGTGGGGATCCGATGTTTCTCTCAACAAAACAGCTTGAAAATATAATTGCCCGGGTCAGGGAAATAGATCATGTCCGGATAATCCGTATTGGAACAAAAGTTCCGGCATACAACCCGTACAGAATAATAAATGACCCTTTGATTTCCGGGGTTATCAGAAAATATTCGGCTGATGAAAAAAAGATCTACATAATAACCCAGTTCAATCATCCCCGTGAACTAACAGAACCGGCAATAAAAGCCGTAAATATCCTTCAGGATGCAGGTGCCATACTGGCAAACCAGACTCCTGTTCTCAATGGAATTAATGACAACCCTGACACAATGGCAGAACTGCTGCGGAAATTATCATTCATCGGCGTTGCACCGTACTATATCTTTCAGTGCAGGCCTACGCTTGGGGACAGGCATTTTGTTGTACCTGTCGAAGAGGCGTATTTTATCCTTGAAAAGGCAAAAATGAGATGCTCGGGGCTTTCAAAGAGGTTTACATATGCAATGTCACATAAATCCGGTAAGATTGCTGTTGTCGGGATTGATGACAATATGACATACATGAAATACCATCAGGCGGCAGACCCGGAGAATATTGGTAAATTTATGAGTTTTAAAAGAAATACCGAAGCACTGTGGTTTGATGACTATGATGATCCTATGTCGGAGAAAAAAGTAATCTGA
- a CDS encoding site-specific integrase produces the protein MGSITAPTRNEINFHKVSSARPDKSFEMAMREDRLTQDDIDLIYEFIAELEASQNIGLIRKNKIIYTLVNWRRFICPYREAKLSDIYKAISNLKSAKTSRGRPYKINTVHDYVMFIKRISLWMIENGYSDLPKEKIQKIKPPRADKTTKRPDQMLSKEDIESIIRGCLTSRDRALISVLYESGCRISELGCLTWGRIRFDEYGVILTIEDTKCSTQRYVRLVMAKPYLSAWRQDYPFEPKGDSLAFITHRKDPLTYDTTVKIIRRVALRGGVEKHITPHIFRHSRITHLINEGMNESVIKLMMWGNINTPMFQTYAHLTGGDIDREVLGSYGIVPKDEKETHALEPLMCPKCMTINPPKAEFCNHCGVSFTEDAQDTIEEMAKDVNTNPEILKRMIEEIIEERMKTNAH, from the coding sequence ATGGGAAGTATCACAGCACCCACCCGGAATGAAATAAATTTTCATAAGGTCAGTTCTGCCCGTCCAGACAAATCTTTTGAAATGGCAATGAGAGAAGACAGGCTAACACAGGATGACATTGATCTCATCTATGAATTCATAGCTGAACTCGAGGCATCACAGAACATTGGTCTTATTAGAAAAAACAAGATAATATACACTCTTGTAAACTGGAGACGATTCATCTGTCCTTACAGGGAAGCAAAATTATCCGACATCTACAAAGCAATTTCCAATTTGAAATCTGCGAAAACCAGCAGGGGACGACCTTACAAGATCAACACAGTTCATGATTATGTAATGTTTATTAAAAGAATCTCTCTCTGGATGATAGAAAACGGCTATTCAGATCTTCCAAAAGAGAAGATCCAGAAGATAAAACCTCCCCGTGCCGACAAAACCACAAAACGCCCGGACCAGATGCTCTCAAAAGAGGACATAGAGTCAATTATCCGGGGGTGTCTGACCTCAAGAGATCGTGCATTAATATCAGTTCTCTATGAATCAGGATGCAGGATAAGTGAACTGGGATGCCTGACATGGGGAAGGATAAGATTTGACGAATATGGTGTGATTCTGACAATCGAGGATACAAAATGCAGCACGCAGCGGTATGTCCGTCTTGTAATGGCAAAACCTTACCTTTCTGCATGGCGTCAGGACTACCCCTTTGAACCGAAGGGAGACTCACTCGCATTCATAACGCACCGAAAAGATCCTCTTACATATGACACAACAGTGAAAATAATCAGGAGAGTTGCACTAAGAGGAGGAGTTGAAAAACACATAACCCCGCACATCTTCCGGCACAGCAGAATAACCCACCTGATAAACGAAGGCATGAACGAATCCGTAATCAAACTCATGATGTGGGGAAACATCAACACACCAATGTTTCAGACATACGCTCATCTTACCGGAGGCGACATTGACCGCGAGGTTCTTGGAAGTTACGGGATTGTACCAAAGGATGAGAAGGAAACCCATGCACTTGAGCCGCTCATGTGCCCCAAATGCATGACAATAAACCCGCCAAAAGCGGAATTCTGCAACCACTGCGGAGTGTCATTCACCGAGGATGCACAGGACACAATCGAAGAGATGGCAAAGGATGTTAACACCAACCCTGAAATTCTAAAGAGAATGATCGAGGAGATTATTGAAGAGAGGATGAAGACAAACGCACATTAA
- a CDS encoding DEAD/DEAH box helicase family protein — protein sequence MPLSDGIYEQIINNYISEKLKSADSDSKLVEKERIDKDDSQKILSDYLSLIIRTSLGYIKEKDGTLEKQISVCNNLIKYLAEETKEDSLNHCLIGKNGEILLSLFDKMDYPSISQKKISRPETSISKSSLFTGSALEPSMLNELRLEIESADRIDILVSFVKWSGIRLIKDELLEFSKRGKLRLITTSYTGATDIKAVEFLESLDNTEVKVSYDTKRTRLHAKAYTFYRKTGFSTAYIGSSNLSNPAITSGLEWNVKITEKDTYDLLKKVEATFESYWNDSEFKTYSPEDAKTLADALLSEKYYKESGDITPFDIKPYDYQREILEKLEADRKVHGNYRNLLVSATGTGKTVISAFDYKNLKKELGYQPRLLFVAHREEILKQSLSVFRGVLKDSNFGELLVGNCKPEDLENLFISIQSFNSKDLTEFTPPDYYDMIIVDEFHHAAAPSYQKLLSYYTPKILLGLTATPERMDNFDVLSYFNGKVSAEIRLPEAIDRKLLCPFHYFGVSDTVDLDSIAWKRGGYDRGELSRLYIGNNGRISQIIKGIETYVTNIDDVIGLGFCVSIEHAKYMADSFNSLGIMSACLHSKSPKDERNSVQKKLVSKEIHFIFVVDLYNEGVDIPEINTVLFLRPTESLTVFLQQLGRGLRLCDGKECLTVLDFVGRQNINFRFDTRLLALTSSNRTSIKKQIKDDVYSLPKGCYIHLEKVAREKVLENIKASWNNKKRFVEIAKSFELDTGKKISLAGFVDHYGISLDEIYSKTTFNEICSLAGLCESLNVDENDFLRKSALRNPPIMSKSPA from the coding sequence ATGCCTCTTTCTGATGGGATTTATGAGCAGATCATCAATAATTATATCTCCGAAAAACTGAAATCAGCAGATTCTGATTCAAAGTTGGTTGAAAAGGAGAGAATAGATAAAGATGACTCTCAAAAAATTCTTTCAGATTATCTTTCCCTTATTATAAGGACTTCACTTGGATACATAAAAGAAAAAGATGGAACTCTTGAAAAACAGATTTCTGTCTGTAATAATCTGATTAAGTATCTTGCAGAAGAAACAAAAGAAGATTCACTAAATCATTGTCTTATTGGAAAGAATGGTGAAATACTTCTATCTCTTTTTGATAAGATGGATTACCCGTCTATTAGTCAAAAGAAAATATCCAGACCTGAGACTTCAATTTCAAAGAGCAGTCTTTTTACGGGCTCAGCCCTTGAGCCGAGTATGCTAAACGAGCTCAGACTTGAGATTGAGTCGGCTGATAGAATTGACATTCTGGTCTCTTTTGTTAAGTGGAGTGGGATTAGGTTGATAAAAGATGAACTTTTGGAGTTTTCAAAAAGAGGCAAATTAAGATTAATTACCACATCGTATACCGGTGCAACAGACATAAAGGCGGTTGAATTTCTTGAATCCCTTGATAATACTGAAGTTAAGGTGTCATATGATACAAAGAGGACTAGACTTCATGCAAAAGCCTACACTTTCTATCGCAAAACCGGTTTTTCAACTGCATATATTGGCTCTTCAAATCTTTCAAATCCTGCCATCACAAGTGGTCTTGAATGGAATGTAAAAATTACAGAGAAAGATACCTATGATCTCTTAAAAAAAGTTGAAGCCACTTTTGAGTCGTATTGGAATGATTCTGAATTTAAAACGTATTCTCCAGAAGATGCAAAAACTCTGGCTGATGCTCTTTTAAGCGAGAAGTATTACAAGGAATCTGGAGATATCACACCGTTTGACATAAAACCATATGACTATCAAAGAGAAATTTTAGAAAAGCTTGAGGCAGACAGAAAAGTTCATGGGAATTACAGAAATCTGCTCGTTTCTGCAACAGGTACAGGAAAGACTGTAATTTCTGCTTTTGATTATAAAAATCTGAAAAAGGAACTGGGATATCAGCCAAGACTTCTTTTTGTTGCACACCGTGAGGAGATATTAAAGCAGAGTCTCTCTGTGTTTCGAGGTGTGTTAAAGGACTCAAACTTTGGAGAGCTCCTTGTAGGAAATTGCAAGCCAGAGGACTTAGAAAATCTGTTTATTTCTATTCAGAGTTTTAATAGTAAGGATTTGACTGAATTCACACCTCCTGATTATTATGATATGATAATTGTTGATGAGTTTCATCATGCAGCAGCACCATCTTACCAAAAACTTCTCTCATACTACACGCCTAAGATACTTCTTGGTCTCACTGCAACACCGGAGAGGATGGATAATTTTGATGTCCTCTCATACTTCAACGGAAAGGTATCTGCTGAGATAAGACTCCCTGAAGCAATTGATCGAAAATTGCTCTGCCCTTTTCATTATTTTGGGGTATCTGATACTGTTGATCTGGACTCTATTGCATGGAAGAGAGGGGGATATGACAGAGGAGAATTATCCCGTCTTTATATTGGAAATAATGGGCGTATATCTCAGATAATTAAAGGAATTGAAACATATGTCACAAATATCGATGATGTAATAGGACTTGGATTTTGTGTGAGTATTGAACATGCAAAGTATATGGCTGATTCATTCAACAGTCTTGGAATTATGTCCGCATGCCTTCACTCTAAAAGTCCTAAAGATGAGAGAAACTCTGTTCAAAAGAAACTGGTCTCTAAAGAGATACATTTCATATTCGTAGTTGATCTGTACAATGAGGGAGTTGACATCCCTGAGATCAATACCGTTTTATTTTTAAGACCGACAGAAAGCCTCACAGTATTTTTACAACAGCTTGGAAGGGGTCTGCGTCTTTGTGATGGGAAAGAGTGTTTGACCGTTTTGGATTTTGTAGGAAGACAGAATATTAATTTTAGATTTGATACTCGTCTTTTAGCATTGACATCTTCTAACAGGACTTCTATTAAAAAACAGATTAAAGATGATGTATATTCTCTTCCGAAAGGATGCTATATCCATCTTGAGAAAGTTGCACGTGAGAAGGTTCTTGAAAATATTAAGGCTTCATGGAACAACAAAAAGCGTTTTGTTGAAATTGCAAAGTCATTTGAGTTGGATACGGGTAAAAAAATCTCACTTGCGGGTTTTGTTGATCATTATGGAATCTCTTTAGATGAGATCTATTCTAAGACTACATTTAACGAGATCTGTTCACTTGCAGGACTTTGTGAAAGCCTAAATGTGGATGAAAACGACTTTTTAAGAAAATCCGCATTGAGGAATCCCCCAATCATGTCCAAATCCCCCGCCTAA
- a CDS encoding ORC1-type DNA replication protein — protein MNQLLQWDQTLFKDLQTFESDYIPDRFLFRDEQIKELSYNLRPALTGCSPVNTVCRGLPGTGKTSCVRRLFSEAEGYTKRLAAVYVNCQIDRTPFSIFSKVYQKVSGVRAAPAGLSYNNLVSAAAKKIAEEKRVVLLCLDDVNYIQNRDAMNTTLFTALRLHQEYEGVRVGIFAIVSDVHRDLSAGLNAGVLSSFRPAEVYFPPYSAEEMHDIYQARIFQGVYPNVISGDILDYIVDLSMKTGDLRVGLDLIRRSVMSAENDARTSVTEGDVNQAFTFSKDVHVNETLKTLKPGERHLFDLIGEMNREAADRGNTDGVTSGQVQRRAKDELNIGYTYFFEYIKKLEELRLVDVVRRDGVHGRMSYVEVRG, from the coding sequence ATGAACCAGTTGCTACAGTGGGACCAGACATTATTCAAAGATCTTCAGACATTTGAATCAGACTACATACCTGACAGATTTTTATTCAGGGATGAACAGATAAAGGAGCTTTCGTATAATCTACGTCCGGCATTAACGGGCTGTTCGCCGGTAAACACAGTTTGCAGGGGGCTTCCGGGAACGGGGAAGACATCATGTGTCAGGCGGCTGTTTTCAGAAGCGGAAGGATACACAAAAAGACTTGCAGCGGTTTATGTCAACTGCCAGATAGACAGGACCCCGTTTTCCATATTTTCAAAGGTTTATCAGAAAGTTTCAGGAGTCAGGGCGGCACCGGCAGGACTGTCCTACAACAATCTTGTCTCAGCCGCTGCAAAGAAAATTGCAGAGGAAAAACGGGTTGTTCTCCTCTGCCTTGATGATGTGAACTACATTCAGAACCGGGATGCAATGAACACGACACTTTTCACGGCCCTTCGACTTCATCAGGAGTATGAGGGTGTCCGTGTGGGAATATTTGCAATTGTTTCAGATGTTCACAGGGATCTTTCTGCCGGTCTTAATGCAGGTGTATTGTCATCATTCCGGCCGGCTGAGGTATATTTTCCGCCTTATTCGGCTGAAGAAATGCACGATATTTATCAGGCCAGAATTTTTCAGGGTGTTTATCCGAATGTCATTTCCGGAGATATCCTTGATTATATCGTTGACCTCTCTATGAAGACAGGGGATCTCCGTGTTGGTCTTGACCTTATCAGAAGATCGGTGATGAGTGCTGAGAATGATGCAAGAACTTCTGTTACGGAAGGGGATGTGAATCAGGCGTTTACGTTCTCAAAAGATGTTCATGTGAATGAGACTCTTAAGACTCTGAAGCCGGGTGAGAGACATCTTTTTGATCTTATCGGTGAGATGAACCGTGAGGCAGCGGATCGGGGAAATACGGACGGTGTTACTTCAGGTCAGGTGCAGCGGCGTGCTAAGGATGAGCTGAATATTGGCTATACCTACTTTTTTGAGTATATCAAAAAACTTGAGGAGCTCCGGCTTGTTGATGTTGTGAGAAGGGACGGGGTTCACGGGAGGATGAGTTATGTGGAGGTTAGGGGGTGA